Proteins from a genomic interval of Phyllopteryx taeniolatus isolate TA_2022b chromosome 3, UOR_Ptae_1.2, whole genome shotgun sequence:
- the si:dkey-91m11.5 gene encoding PH_BCR_vertebrate and RhoGAP_Bcr domain-containing protein isoform X2, translating to MSDCNPSEESVCQTINALEEDVDMTPKKSPSTGAGLWDRVRSSLLRPKLDPQNLQSKDWQRTVIAMNGVEVKLSMKFTSREFSLKRMPSRKQSGVFGVKMNVVTKRERSKVPLIVRQCVEEIERRGMEEVGIYRVSGVATDIQALKAAFDLNNKDVSVMMRDMDVNAIAGTLKLYFRELPEPLFTDELYPNFSGGIALSDSVAKESCMLNLLLSLPEPNLVTFLFLLDHLKRVAENESFNKMSLHNLATVFGPTLLRPSEKDSKITINSSQPISMNDSWSLEVMAQVQVLLYFLQLESIPTPDSKRQSLLFSTEV from the exons ATGAGTGATTGTAATCCCAGTGAGGAAAGTGTGTGTCAGACAATCAATGCATTGGAGGAAGACGTTGATATGACCCCCAAGAAGTCCCCAAGTACAGGGGCCGGTCTTTGGGACAGAGTCCGTAGCAGCCTGCTCAGACCCAAG TTGGATCCACAAAATTTGCAAAGCAAAGACTGGCAGAGGACGGTCATTGCTATGAATGGG GTTGAGGTCAAGCTTTCGATGAAGTTCACCAGCAGAGAGTTCAGTCTCAAGCGCATGCCTTCACGGAAACAGTCTGGCGTGTTTGGGGTGAAAATGAATGTTGTAACAAA ACGGGAGCGCTCCAAGGTTCCCCTCATTGTGAGACAGTGTGTTGAGGAGATAGAGCGACGAGGGATGGAGGAAGTGGGCATCTACAGAGTGTCTGGCGTTGCAACTGACATCCAAGCGCTTAAGGCTGCCTTTGATTTGA ACAACAAGGATGTGTCTGTGATGATGAGGGACATGGACGTCAACGCCATCGCCGGTACGCTGAAGTTATATTTCCGTGAGCTGCCGGAGCCTCTTTTCACTGATGAGTTGTACCCCAACTTTTCCGGAGGCATTG CGCTTTCTGACAGTGTGGCCAAGGAGAGCTGCATGCTCAACCTGCTGCTGTCTCTACCAGAGCCCAATCTGGTCACCTTCCTCTTTCTGCTTGACCACTTGAAAAG GGTGGCTGAAAATGAGAGCTTCAACAAGATGTCTCTGCACAATCTGGCCACTGTTTTTGGACCCACTTTGCTTCGGCCGTCTGAGAAAGACAGCAAAATCACAATTAACAGTTCACAGCCAATCTCTATGAATGACAGCTGGTCTCTGGAGGTCATGGCTCAG GTGCAAGTACTACTCTACTTTCTTCAGCTGGAGAGCATTCCAACACCTGACAGCAAACGACAAAGCCTTCTCTTCTCTACTGAAGTATAA